The Hemicordylus capensis ecotype Gifberg chromosome 6, rHemCap1.1.pri, whole genome shotgun sequence genome window below encodes:
- the LOC128330009 gene encoding uncharacterized protein LOC128330009, with protein MTVASAVGGTPVSTASGPKPLGEKGDTKAREGQRAQQPRLEKGPSPIKIPVLRRLLRDYPNRERARYIEDGFVKGFRIPCQSRRVHSFARNLKSVRGMEHIVAKKIAKEVSLGKVLGPFDRLPLPTLRVSPLGVVPKKAPGEYRLIHHLSYPRGDSVNDGIPADLCSVRYTSFDEAVAMIRGCGPRALMAKCDIESAFRLLPMHPDDFDLLGFAFKGGFYIDRALPMGCSVSCAAFEAFSSMLEWALRRRAGLRSSAHYLDDFIFGGREGSGQCLHLLRSFRALCGDLGVPLAKDKTEGPTTKLTFLGIELDKVGQLSRLPGDKLGIMRELLRECREARKVTLRKLQSLVGHLNFACRVVAPGRPFLRHLCDAMVGCNRPHFLIRVSTAMREDMGLWLRFLESFNGVSFWRSSQLLEADFQVQSDAAGGLGFGLYLRGRWCAERWPGSWSERGITRDLTFLELFPIVVAVHIWAESFKDSVVRFWCDNLAVVQIINSQTSKSQRVMGLVRALVLTCLRHNMLFTAQHVPGVQNEVADALSRFQMQRFRKLAPGAAKEPEQGLSRLGRGRPGSAQESSYWAIPSFSGHASGRRAPTLEPSLVCGVGPLWSGLAGGACGGPSSCRCCTSSWKGILSRMSCCCILEATTWWTSLAFRSQDRLPRTWWSPSPGARGWWSSGLTSLSGESGGGR; from the exons ATGACTGTGGCTTCTGCGGTGGGCGGCACGCCAGTATCTACTGCCAGCGGGCCAAAGCCCTTAGGGGAAAAGGGGGATACCAAGGCCCGGGAGGGGCAAAGGGCCCAGCAGCCAcggctggaaaagggccccagcccaattaaaatCCCGGTGCTCCGGAGGCTGCTGCGTGACTACCCCAACAGGGAGCGCGCACGCTATATTGAGGACGGTTTTGTGAAGGGGTTTAGGATTCCGTGCCAATCCAGGCGGGTCCATAGTTTTGCACGCAACCTAAAATCGGTTAGGGGGATGGAACACATAGTAGCGAAAAAGATAGCcaaggaggtgtctctggggaaggtgctgggcccctttgacaggctgccactgccaacattgcgggtatcccctttgggcgtgGTCCCTAAGAAGGCACCGGGAGAGTATAGGCTTATccaccacctgtcctacccaAGGGGCGACTCGGTTAACGATGGGATACCGGCGGACCTTTGCTCAGTACGGTATACATCGTTTGATGAGGCTGTGGCCATGATCAGGGGCTGTGGGCCTCGGGCACTGATGGCGAAGTGCGACATTGAATCCGCCTTCCGCCTCCTGCCCATGCACCCTGATGACTTTGACCTTTTGGGCTTCGCATTTAAAGGGGGATTTTACATCGACAGAgccctccccatgggatgctcggtctcctgtgcggcctttgaggctttcagctcTATGCTGGAATGGGCACTGCGCCGGAGGGCGGGGCTACGTTCCTCCGCTCACTATTTAGATGACTTTATTttcggaggaagggagggctctgGCCAATGCCTACACTTACTGCGCTCATTCAGGGCACTCTGCGGGGATCTGGGGGTGCCACTGGCTAAGGACAAGACAGAGGGCCCGACCACGAAGCTTACATTTCTGGGGATAGAGCTGGACAAGGTGGGACAGCTCTCACGCCTCCCCGGGGACAAGCTCGGCATCATGAGGGAATTGctcagggaatgcagagaggctAGGAAGGTAACGCTACGCAAATTGCAATCGCTGGTTGGCCACCTGAACTTCGCTTGCAGGGTGGTGGCTCCAGGCCGCCCCTTTCTAAGGCACCTGTGTGACGCCATGGTGGGGTGTAATCGACCCCATTTCCTCATTAGGGTGTCTACCGCCATGAGGGAGGATATGGGGCTCTGGCTCAGGTTCCTGGAGTCCTTTAATGGGGTGTCATTCTGGCGTTCTTCCCAGCTGCTCGAGGCCGACTTCCAGGTTCAGTCAGACGCCGCGGGCGGCCTTGGGTTCGGCCTGTACCTGAGAGGGCGCTGGTGCGCGGAACGATGGCCGGGCAGCTGGTCGGAACGGGGAATCACAAGGGATCTCACCTTCCTCGAActcttccccattgtggtggcggtGCACATTTGGGCCGAGTCCTTCAAGGACTCGGTCGTGCGTTTCTGGTGCGATAATTTGGCTGTGGTTCAGATTATTAATAGCCAGACTTCCAAATCACAGAGGGTGATGGGGCTGGTGCGGGCCCTGGTTCTAACATGCCTTCGCCATAACATGCTCTTCACCGCCCAGCATGTTCCAGGGGTGCAGAACGAGGTggcagatgccctgtctcgcttccAGATGCAGCGCTTCCGGAAGCTGGCACCTGGAGCCGCCAAGGAGCCCGAGCAG GGCCTCAGTCGGCTGGGCCGAGGGCGGCCGGGCAGCGCGCAAGAGTCCTCATACTGGGccattccttcattttctgggcacgcAAGTGGGCGCAGAGCGCCGACCCTGGAACCCAGCTTGGTTTGTGgcgttgggccactgtggagtggcttggccggcggggcatgcggagggcccagttcctgccgatgctgcacgagttcctggaagggaatcctgtcccggatgtcctgctgctgcattttggaggcaacgacctggtggaccagtctggcatttcgctctcaagacagattgcccaggacctggtggtcGCCCTCTCCTGGTGCCCGGGGCTGGTGGTCATCTGGTCTGACATCACTCAGCGGCGAGTCTGGAGGGGGGCGGTGA